In the genome of Arachis hypogaea cultivar Tifrunner chromosome 9, arahy.Tifrunner.gnm2.J5K5, whole genome shotgun sequence, the window tatatatataacatgcaGCCATACACATTTGCATATAAGTATGAATGGATTGGATCCATATATAACACCAATTTTGTCTTTGCAGCCAAAATTATATCTCTATGATTATTATGTGTGACTAGTCattctaattattatatattctcttttttGCACAAATTAACATGACACAATAATTACCAAATATGGCTTAGAGTTTATATATAACAATCAATCATGGTGACACATTCAGAAACATGTAGaaaggaaggaaaaaaaaaaacaatgcaaCACTCATATATATAGCCTTATCATAGGATACCCAATCTTATTATTAACACGGATAACCAAAATAAGGTAcatgctatatatatacatatagagGAGATATTGAAGAAAGAATCATAGCTAGCCATATAGGAGCTTTGATTCAAGGTATTTCGTGTCATTTGGGTTATGTTAGGTGCTataaatgaattttaaattatatgtatgaagtagattttttaaatattttaaatttcatattACATATGTCCAATAATTGcaaataattttgttttaataatcaatgtcaatttaaatttttagtctATATTATTACATAATATAATTTCAGAGGTTATATGGTTAAAAGATCTGAAATTTGATCTTTTTTACTCCTattttgacaaataaaaaaaagttttttaaaataatggcatacacaaatttaaaagaaatttttaaaacaattCTGCCTAGGAAATCAATTAAGAGATAGTTAATTAGACTATTAGAGTCAATTAGTTAAAAAACAAGAGATctgttataaaaaagaaaaaacaacctCTTACTACCCTAATTTTTCGAATTtcaaaactaaaaatacaaaagATTAGTTTGAGTTAATTTAGGTTGTAGTTTGCCCCCCTAGAATTTTTCTTTTtcgaataaataattttatgataagtTATTAAATTACATAGATAACCCAATTTGAATTGGTCGAGTGATCAACTCACTCGTTCGCTTAAACAAGTATTGAGAGTTTGAATTCCATCGTGCATATGGAGCAACCCATTGACGAGTAATATATCCTTCAATAGAGTTCAAATTCGTGGTGTATTAATCATTAGCCTATCAAATTAGAATATTCCGTGGATAACCAAAAAATAAATCACATAGACTGAAAGAGTAACTCTTATTTGTTTCTCCTTTATGGACTAGTGTTTTGCAGACAAATCTGTATATTTATTGTTACGTTATAAATGTAGAGGAGCTCGGATCCTAATTAAATGTGAAAAATTCAAAAAGTAGGATATATATCTTGCTTGTGATAACATAGTTATTCAAATTTGGTTACCCAACATATAGTTaaataactaaacaaaatataatgtTTTCCCTTCTTCATGCACTATTTAGTATATATGTACCAATTCAAGTGACAAATATGAAATATTATAGCCATGCAGATTCAATTGATAGGTATTTTTggaaaataaaattgataataaTCATCCGgtaatattgattttttttttttttttgctagggTTTCATTGGTCCCTTATGCAAGTATAACAATAAGTACATATATAACTCAAGTAATAAAAATGACAACAAAATCTAAAAATATcttgaataaatataataaaatctcCTTTAATAatctctattatatataataaataatacacaATAATGGATAAGTCATTTCAGTTGGTTTAATTTTGGCAATGGCAGCAGATCTCCCACGCCATTGACATCCTATTCCTATATATCTGCATGAAACTCATCAATTAAtggattaattattaattattaaaagttaTCCCTGACGATCATTATGGATTGATATAAAATAAGTGTGGATTTCATGTATGTCCATTATATTATACTTTGTTTTTAATAATATAGATTTATTAACATGCTTTCTCTTATGTATGTGTAAGATTCCTTTAAGTACATACAGTGAAGTCAAATTCTTTcacttgtgtatatatatatatacactactgTTTAAACTGTTACTAATAGTTTATGcttcattattgttattattccttcatttgaatttcatttaaatccctacatatataaaatgaaataataaataagTGTAGTAGATATCAGAGCAATAAAtacttttcatatttttcttgttttttaccatttatagaatttttatttttacttacaTCAAGGATAACCACTGTTCCAACACATTCAAATGAATAGTATGATAGATAGATGATCATCATTCATCATGATGAATCCATCATGAactttcaatttcacttattaaaTGATCCATATACATAGACATTTTATTTAGgataaattaaaagaaacaaaCTGCAGTAGGAAAATAATCAAACTAGGGCTTAACAAAGGGAAATTAGGGTTATCATCatcatatatatttaaaaaaagagaaaaaaaatagaataggTTACATTAATTAACATTCCTAtaaattagatatatatatatatatatatatatatgcttcacATATTAGTTCCTTAGAGAAGCTCACTAATCTTGACTCCGTTTCTTGcagctccttcagattcttcccGAATCCAGTTACCTATGTTACCATGCTACAAATAGTTTACGAAAGAAACGAAGAATTATTtcaaaaagtattatttttaataataataaataactaacgtaatattttcatataaaaataatagccGAGAACAGTAAGATATAATTACTCTTAGGAAAATACGGCTGGTACTAGTGGCCTTTTCTGATAGCGACTGTATCAGAGAAGGCCACTGGAAGCCGTAAGAGACATCGAAATCGATGACATGAATGGAACGGTTGTTTCGATCTTCCTCCCTCTCGAAGGCCTCCAAGATTGCTTGATTGGCAGTGAAATGAGCGAATTGGAAGTAGGGAGAGACTCTATAGAGATCAGTGAAAGCACGAAACTCTTCCTCAGAAGTTGGTTCCTCCATGATCATGTCATAGAAAGGTGAGTTTCTTGTGAGAAGCCTTGCGGTTAAGCCATCAGAGAAGTAGGCCACAACACGCTCCACTGAGTCACCGGTTAGGGAAACGCTCTGGTAGAGGTCGGTGAGGTTGTTCAAGGCGGCGGCGAAGTTGTTACCGTCGACGGCAGTGGCGGTTGAGAGAAGCAAATGAATCAAAGGGAGGCCATTATTGGTGTTGTTATTCCCAAGAAGTCCTTTGTTTGTATTATCATGATTCCTATGATGTTGTCTTAGCATTTGATCTCTCATTTGTAGAAGCCTAAAGATTTTAGCTTCATAGGCCTCATGATCAAAGGTTGTGCTACTACTAcaactcatcatcatcatgatattgttgttgttgttgttatctaAGATggtctttcctttctttttctttctttccctaTCAGCAGGCACTGAAAGGCTAAGGTTCAGGAGCTCATCTTCCTCTGAATCTTCCATATCTGAGGATCTGAGAatcagaaagagagagaaaagggttAGCGTGTATGTTGAGTGAGAAGGTAATAAATCTATCACATAATATAAAGACCCACTTTTATGGTAGTGGACTTAGCTTTTATGGGGTAAGACTCACAAAAATTCTTTCATCTCATCACATGCCTATATATACCATCAACAcaccaaacaaataaaataatgaatataCAATAAGTACAAGAAAATCAAGTAGaaaattttgttgttgttaaagttttttaatttaatttcccttCCTATGCTAAGACGGAGAAATTAAGGAGGGTATCTTTATATTCTTTAGAATCAGTGTCTTGGGTAAGGAAAGGTGAAAATTTAggtgaaattgataaccgagaaCCGTTATATacaaatttagttaaatcaatcaaatcatctaacgattttcaattattaactttacataaagtcgactgcacctgagttttcaccgtaAGTAAAACATGCATACACACACATTGATATTTTCTAattgatattaattaaaaaaatatatataatgggTGATTTTGAAAATCCATTAGAATATAATGAGAGTGAGTGTGTTTTTGTTATTACTTCCTTTGGTAGTTGAGAAGGGTTGGAAGATGCCATATGAATTGGACAAGAGACAGCGGTGTCAATGGGGAATCAAAGGTACCGTCCTTGTAACAATTGTCTTTTATACACTTTTTCAATTCAAtcctaatttaattattcttgcCCTAACAAGTCTCCTTCATCAATCACCTTCCTAttcctaatttaatttcttgtctttcTTTTTGAATGAATAAAAATTCAGCTAGATACATATATGCTACATGCTATAATATATAGATGGTCAATGAGATAGATGCATCTCAATGCAAGTTCttgtttgttatattttttaattacttgttATGTTGCCATTGATGGAAACAAGGAAAGTGATGATCCCTTATTCCTCTCTATGATCTCaagatagtttttttttttttttctaattggtGCTATTTAGAGGTTATTCTTACAAGGATTTTTGGCTTTGCTAGCATATATTCCTTAAGTACATAGGGATCCTCTGCCAAGAAAAACTTTTGATGCTTTATCGTCATAATATGCCAAGACAAATGGAAGCTAACAAAAAAAGTGCTCAACTTTCCCCTTGTGATCAAGaactatatttttttctaatttctaaCTATATATCTACATGCTTCAACTTGATTTTGCTTGTTTTGGTACTAAAACGTGGGCTATGATTCAATGCCAAAAAGCTTTTACTCTAAACCACAAAGCATCTCCTATGACTTCCAATTCATTATCTTTCAACTTTTCTCATATATCTTTAATTTATGTCTTGTAGCATGCAGTGCAATCATCATACACAAAAATATGTGCTAGTCTTATAATATCACACTTCCTAGCTAATCAAttagtttattcatttatttaaataaatattaaaaatttaaaatatgtactgtgtatataataatttatttaaaaaaaattaaatttgcgATAAATTAGCCTTTAACACGGTGAAAAACCAAATAGTATGACACTTTCTCCAATTATaaacatatatatgtatatatgagcAATTTTTGCACCTAATGTTacgtattatttttaatatattatatatacatatataaataaatatatgtgaCTTAACTCATTACTAACTTAAAAGTCTCATTAGAATAGTAAATATTTGGTTAAATAAAAGTACTATAAACATAATTAGAAATGTTAAAAAATTAGTagattttgtaatttataattatcaattaattataaatatttttttaatggtatgagattatatttaataatgtgattatttactttttttattaattaagtgttgatcaaattttaatataaaatttgatctttaaaattttttaaacatatatatatatatatatatatatatatatatatatatatagaaattaaaCTCAACCATGCATTATTTGTGGATAAGTTtgtcttttatttcttttatattcTAATGGTttaaatgaaaagagtttacacATAACATATACATTTAGTCTTGTACTGATGAGATTTGATACAAATATATAGTTGAGACACTATCATATTAAGATCATACAAAAGCAAATATAGAATATTTAaggataataatataaaatatgaaaacaaaACTCTTTTACACTACTTGGAATACTTTAAAgttataataaaatatgaaatgtaGAATTCAAGACTTATGTAGGGTTTCTCTTCAGAAGATAGAGTAACTAAGCTAAGGCAATGCAAGCATCCATTTCAAACctcaattttagcataaaaataaattataaataaataacatatgaGTTGACATATACTAATAATTCTGATCTAAAGACACACCATTAAATGCGTCTTTAACTAACTGACAAATTAACTACTTAACCAATACTAACTCAAATCAATGCATGGAATCGGTATTGATGTTTGAAATAGTCATAGAGAGAAGTGCCGTAGATCCTCTAAAGGTCACATCAAACATGGGAATTGAAAGTTCTTAATTCTTGATTGTCTTGTTAATGGAGGACACATAAACTTACCATTAATATGCTCCAAATCATATACTATATGCTATGTCTCATGCAATTTGAGACTGACATATGCCTCTTTCCTTGATAATATAATGTACTTAGTATACAATATTCATGGAGAGCATGCAATGCAAGCAAGCATACACATaccagaaataataaaaatattcaaatactaattattagattattagaGTAAATATCTTTTTCAGTTTTTCGTCCTcccaatcttttaaaatttaaaaattattatttgatccataattatttaaataattaatttaattcatcattatttataaaaatcacTTAGTCCAACCatttaaataattgaattaaGCGATCTCTGTACTTTAAGACAATACATAATATTGCAGTGAATTTTGTTTATTAGTGACAGTTTTAAACTGTTGCAAAATTAAATACTGACGGTTTAATAAATTgattaaactaattatttaaatagtttttaattgattaaaaatttttaaattgttaaaaattattttattctttttacaaATAATCAAAGATTGAAAATAATATTTGATCTCTatttaaataactaatttaatccGTCATCATTTATAAAAATCGCTTAGTCTAACTATTCAAGTAATTGAATTTAGCGATctctataaataataatttattactgaCACTATTGATATCGtgacaattttatttattagtgACGGTTTTAAAATGCTGTAAAATCTTCGACGGTTtaataaattgattaaaaatttttaaattgttaaaaattattttattctttttacaaATAGTCAAAGATTGAAAATAATACTTactctaattattattattatgaaagaaaagaatattaaaaaatagtaaatagtagtaagaatatatagaaagaaagaagagcaaAACCCAAGTGCAAGAAACCCGGTTTGTCTCAAGTAGATGAATGGAAAGGTAAAAAGGAGAAGGAAAAGTGGTAAGGTAGAAAAACATGCCTTCTTGTCAGATTAACCCACGTGAGGTCACTACTACTACTCTCTATATTATTTAAGAGAAAGAACAAAAGGGTACGTGTGTGTAATAGAAAGGATGAAGTGGACTGAAGAGATGGGAATGGGTGGTGAGTGTTAGAAACAAGAAGGACATAGTACTTCAACTTCAATCTCTCTCTCATTCAGGTTAGTGCCAATATTTTTGCTTCTGTCAGACAACCCCACGTgaggctttttcttcttccttaaatatgttttttctttactcattcttcttgctCTCTATTTTCTGCTTTATTCAATATCTACTATTAGTATTACTGATTTATTTCTATAAAACAAGGATCAAATTATTATCTGAATTATTCGtccaatatttaatttatttatctgtttaaataaatattaaaattttaaattttattttatatatatatatatataataatttaaacaaaaaattattaaataataaatttaaatttatgataGATTAATTATTAATGTGTTAGATTAAAGGATATtatgaatatataaataaaatattattacttgattaaataaaaaaaatgttagatgaataaattatttttataattaaatttaagtaaGTTTTTTTTGTTCACTAAGATTTCTAGTTAtcaatctttatattttttaataacttgATTATTAACTTAATTACcgaaataatttaaatttttgtttatcaaaatgaaaaagaaaagaaattttttgtgGAGTCTACTTTGTTGTTGGtttcatctttttcttaaaacaaaacaaaaaagataatgAGATAgaagagacaaaaataaaagtccaaaaaatataataaaaaaaaatggaattgTATTTGTTGTCCCTTTGCGTGAGGATGAGATGTTTGCGTGCTggaatgaaaaaagaagaaatctttctctctctttctctctctctctaacataGCATATACATAACATAGATAATAAACATAAGAAGGTgaagaagataataataataagagagaaagagagagagaagaaggtgtGGTCGGTTCTGCATAGCAATCGTGTCAGTCATCACTCATcacagaaagaaaagaaaagaaaaaaattgatggATGGAGAAATAGCAGTGTAGCAAGTAACTCACTCACTCTTCAATCTTCATTCATCATCTACCACTTGCTACTCCAAATCACAAAATACTAATCACTACTtcctcaaaatcaaaataaatttttcaagAGTTTAATGATACTAAGACGAAGGTGAAAACTCGGGTGGATTTAACTTCATGTGAACTTGATTGGTGAAAATCATtacataaaaatttagtcaaatcagtcaaatcatctaacggctctcaattatcaacttcacgtgaagtcgactgcacctgagttttaaCCTAAGACGAACCTtaataaactaagaaaaataaataatacaatattttttaaaattaacttattattaaaaatataaaaaaaataaaacaccaatcttaacatctaaatcctaaatctaGATATGAACccttgatataaaatatataataataaagaattaaattctatttaattaataagagtgcatatttttttattcagtaaaaatattt includes:
- the LOC112713121 gene encoding GRAS family protein RAM1 yields the protein MEDSEEDELLNLSLSVPADRERKKKKGKTILDNNNNNNIMMMMSCSSSTTFDHEAYEAKIFRLLQMRDQMLRQHHRNHDNTNKGLLGNNNTNNGLPLIHLLLSTATAVDGNNFAAALNNLTDLYQSVSLTGDSVERVVAYFSDGLTARLLTRNSPFYDMIMEEPTSEEEFRAFTDLYRVSPYFQFAHFTANQAILEAFEREEDRNNRSIHVIDFDVSYGFQWPSLIQSLSEKATSTSRIFLRHGNIGNWIREESEGAARNGVKISELL